The Aeoliella mucimassa genome includes the window AAGCGTCTCGATTTCGGCTTCGGCGAGTTCACGCATGTCGGCGTCGCCCGCCTCCAACATTTCGCGGGCTTCGGACATTTCGTCGACGATTTGTTTGAAACGTCGGTAGCGACCTGCAAGCTTCGAGAGCGAACCATGTTCGCGGGCGGTTTGCGCAAGGCGATCGGAGCTACCGAGCACCTCGGGGTCGACTAAGTCCTTTTCGAGTTGCTCGAAGCGGGCGAGCTTGGATTCCAGCAAGTCGCGCATGATGGCGGGGGTTCGTAAGAGGAATTAGGGGGCAAAATACCGACAGTCCATAAGCCGGCGCAGACCTTCTGCGCCGAGCGAGTCAGTCGTGCCCTAGCTACTTCTTCTTTTTGCCCTTGGTCAAGCTGGCGTAACCTGCCTTCGAGAACTTGTTCTTGAACTTCTCGATGCGGCCGGCCGTGTCGATAAACTTCAGCTTGCCGGTGAAGAACGGGTGGCAAGCGCTGCAGATGTCGACCTTCAGCTCAGGACGCGTACTACGAGTGGTAAACGTATTACCACAACCGCAGTGCACGTTAGTTTCGACGTAATTGGGATGAATGCCTTCTTTCATGGCGCTTGCGCCTCCAACAGAAAATGCTGCGGGTGGTTGTATCGCTTCGCTCGGGGATGAGCGTAAAGGGTGCTCAGCTCTGTACTTAAGCGAATCCTTGAGTATATCGGTCACCCCTCAACCGGACAAGAGGCCACCGCCCCACTTATCGGTCCTCCCGCCCAACTCCGCTCGGTCCATACTTCCAGCTCCGCTCCGTCGATCTATCCAGCTCCACTCCGCCCACACGAATAGCTCTAATGGGGGGGGGCTGGCGGAATAGATTCCCACCGCCCCGAATAGATTCCCAACGCTGGGCAAATAGATTCCCAATTTACCCACCGATGGGAAAATTGAATCTCCGCCCACGCTACAAAACCAGGTGTTTTCGGCCTCGAATAGATTCCCATTCCCCAAAACGCATCGAGTGGGAATCTATTTTCGCAGTGGGAATCAATCGCAAGTCGTTTGCCAATAGAGAGTTGCATCAACACCTCCACGGAAAGTGCCCAAAATAGATTCCCATGGGTGGGTAACTATTCTGGAAGGAGTCAGGAAACAGGATTCGGGGGCCAGGGGAGTTTGGGATTTATGATTTCTGAATGGTGATTTCTGACTTGGGGATGTCATCTTGAAGGAGCTTCCAGCGACTGAAAGATCTCAGCTAGCCACTTCGAACGCACTACCAACGCGTAAGCCGTAGGATGCGGTCCAGGAGCGACAGCGACGCAGCCCCATCACCCACACGCGCAGCAGCGAACGCCCACGCCGGCAAACCTTCGCCTGCGCGTCGCCAGTAATCCGATATTTAGACAAGCATCACATTTTATTCACCTCCAATCACTAAAAAGCCAACAGCCGATAGCCGACAGCCAACGACTACCTGTTCATTGGAACACCATAGGTGGCCATTTTCCAGCGAAAACTGGAGCATTAAGAAAAATCGTTTAGCCCGCAGCCGAAGGCGATGGCTAGAGATGTGGACCTAGAGCCACCACAAGAATTCTCACGCAGAGAGTCGCCGAGCCCAAGAGGTCGAGAGGTCTAACCCATCCGTGATAATCCGCGTTCATCCGTGGCTAGAAACCGCTATCCACATCCTAGTCCACGCACTACCGCCGATCACTAGTACGTCGTCCCGGAAGTCATTTCCTATAGAGTTCAGGGAAGACGCGTTTGGCGTCTTTTCGATGGAAGGTCCAATTGATTTTGATTTTCTTCCGATTGCGGTCGCGTGAACAGTGGGAGAGTTCGCTTTGAACCTTGTCGAGCGAAGCCAACCGACGTCCCAGGCATTGTCGCTGTATGGCCGAGATTTCGATCTCGGCCATGTTGAGCCAACTGGCATGCTTGGGGGTAAAATGCCACACAATCCGCTCCAGCATTGGCCGAGCCGCCTCCTCGCCAAAGGTTTCGATCAACGACTTCTCGTTGTGCGTGTTGAGGTTGTCCATCACCAGATGAACCCGCTCTGCGTCGGGATAGCGCTTCAAGAGGTCGCGGACGAACCGGGCGAAGTCGGCTCGCTTGCGGTGACGCTTGGCCTGAACGAATCGCTTGCCCGCCTTCGGCTCGACCGCCACGAACACGCTGCAGGTTCCGCAGCGGCGGTACTCGTAGTCCTGCTTCGCGATCTTGCCGGGTGCCGCGGGCTCGGGCGGCCGCGCGTCGTCGACCCTCTGATAGGGCTGCTCGTCGAGGCAGACGACCGGCTCGTTCGGGTCGAGCGGCTTCTCGTACTGCTCGAGGACGTCCTCCATCCGCTCACAGAACTCGTCGTTCAGCTTGGGCACGCACCAAGTTTTTTTCGCCACGGCTTCAGGTCGTGTTCCTTGAGCCACAGCGAGACCTCCGTCACGCTGAGCGAATCGACGAAGCCTTCCTTCACCGCGTGCTCGCACAACAATTCCAGCGTCCAGCGAGCCCGTCCCTCGGGCGGCTCGCTGCACGCCAGGGCGATTACCTGTTGCTGCTGCCGCTTGGTGAACTCTGGGGGGCGGCCCGAGCGAGGCGCATCGTACACCGCCCGCTGGACGCCCTCTTCGCAGAACCGCTTTCGGACGGCTCGGACGTTGCGCGTCGTGCAGCCCACATGCTCGGCGATCTCTTCGTCGGTGCATCCCGAGTCCGATTTCAATAATATCTGGCAGCGACGCACCACTTGCGCCGCGCGGGCGCCTGAGCGTGCTAGCTGCTCCAAACCTCCACGGGCCTGGTGGTCCAGGCAAACAATGTGCTTTTTCATTCCGCAGCATATAGCAGCGGAATGGATTTCAGGAAAGACGTACTAGTTGGGATTCGTTGGCTGTTTGGTTTTTCAGGGGCGGTGACCTCAATTATTTCGTAAGCGTGCCCACGACCTCGTAATGAAAATGTACGATGGCGACTTTACGTTCGACGAAACCGAGCGTGTGCAGGTTGCCATCAATGCCTACGATGCTGGCGAAAACGATGGCACATCGTGTGTGCCACTGGCGAAGCCCATTACTGTCCGGAATTAATCTTAACCGATTCTGAACTTGCGCGGTGGGGAGTGGTGTGGTACGACATAGTCCATGCCTTCCCAGCGAGTTGCTAAAGACGAGCTACCAGTGTGGCCCGAGCAGGTCATTGGGGGGAGTATGTCCGGCTTTTGGAGAAGTTTCTCAAACAACTCCGCTCGGAAGACGCCCACGGTAATCGCAAGTTATTTCTCGATGACGTGTTCGTAGCCTACCTGCTGGCGTTCTTCAATCCCACCATCCGCAGTTTGCGAACCATCGAAGATTTCAGCCAAACGGTACAGGCTCAGAAACACCTTTCGATTCGCAAGATCACTAGAAGTACGCTCTCAGACTTCAATCAACTGGCC containing:
- a CDS encoding helix-turn-helix domain-containing protein is translated as MKKHIVCLDHQARGGLEQLARSGARAAQVVRRCQILLKSDSGCTDEEIAEHVGCTTRNVRAVRKRFCEEGVQRAVYDAPRSGRPPEFTKRQQQQVIALACSEPPEGRARWTLELLCEHAVKEGFVDSLSVTEVSLWLKEHDLKPWRKKLGACPS
- the rpmE gene encoding 50S ribosomal protein L31, which codes for MKEGIHPNYVETNVHCGCGNTFTTRSTRPELKVDICSACHPFFTGKLKFIDTAGRIEKFKNKFSKAGYASLTKGKKKK
- a CDS encoding IS630 family transposase; amino-acid sequence: MPKLNDEFCERMEDVLEQYEKPLDPNEPVVCLDEQPYQRVDDARPPEPAAPGKIAKQDYEYRRCGTCSVFVAVEPKAGKRFVQAKRHRKRADFARFVRDLLKRYPDAERVHLVMDNLNTHNEKSLIETFGEEAARPMLERIVWHFTPKHASWLNMAEIEISAIQRQCLGRRLASLDKVQSELSHCSRDRNRKKIKINWTFHRKDAKRVFPELYRK